In Ruminiclostridium papyrosolvens DSM 2782, the following proteins share a genomic window:
- a CDS encoding ATP-binding protein, protein MRDLSLHILDIVQNSITAQATKIKIHISIDSQKVYLLLNISDNGAGMDSDILLKAQDPFFTSRTTRKVGLGIPLLKESAIKCNGNFNIISEKNGGTQILAAFLINHIDRLPIGEIGETMIAAISSNPKISFVLDLNNGKNLFRLDTDEVTKTLGDVSITEFDILIWLKEYIDEGIKNIFGGVLNEVDS, encoded by the coding sequence ATGAGGGACTTATCACTTCATATTCTTGATATAGTTCAAAATTCAATCACTGCTCAGGCAACAAAAATCAAAATACATATTTCCATAGATTCCCAAAAAGTTTATCTACTACTCAATATTAGTGATAACGGGGCAGGGATGGATTCTGATATTTTACTCAAGGCACAGGATCCCTTTTTTACGTCAAGAACCACAAGAAAAGTTGGGCTTGGAATACCATTATTAAAAGAATCTGCAATAAAGTGCAATGGAAATTTCAACATCATTTCTGAAAAAAATGGAGGAACACAAATATTAGCTGCATTTTTAATAAATCACATTGACAGGCTTCCCATAGGGGAAATAGGTGAAACCATGATAGCAGCAATATCATCAAACCCAAAGATTTCATTTGTTTTGGATTTGAATAACGGAAAAAATCTTTTCAGACTTGATACTGATGAGGTGACCAAAACCCTTGGAGATGTGAGTATTACGGAGTTTGATATCCTTATATGGTTGAAAGAGTATATTGATGAAGGTATAAAGAATATTTTTGGAGGTGTACTTAATGAAGTCGATAGCTGA
- the nuoE gene encoding NADH-quinone oxidoreductase subunit NuoE — translation MSENKCCCGCTDENSLKLGKIIDKYKETRGALIPVLHEVQEVYGYLPEDVLKEISEKLNVSLAEIYGVVTFYTQFSLNPKGRFKINICMGTACYVKGSGDILDKFKQKLGIDVGQCTEDGKFSLDACRCIGACGLAPVIMINDDVHGRLVPDDVDAILAKYKDL, via the coding sequence ATGAGTGAAAACAAGTGCTGCTGTGGCTGCACAGATGAAAATAGCTTGAAACTCGGAAAAATTATTGATAAGTACAAAGAAACAAGAGGTGCTTTAATTCCGGTACTTCATGAAGTTCAAGAAGTATATGGTTATTTACCGGAAGATGTATTGAAGGAAATTTCCGAGAAGCTTAATGTTTCACTAGCTGAAATATATGGAGTAGTTACTTTCTATACTCAATTCTCATTAAATCCAAAAGGTCGATTCAAAATTAATATCTGTATGGGTACAGCTTGCTATGTAAAGGGTTCAGGAGATATTCTTGACAAATTTAAGCAGAAACTGGGAATCGATGTAGGACAGTGTACCGAAGACGGAAAGTTTTCGTTGGATGCTTGCAGATGTATAGGCGCTTGCGGACTTGCACCTGTAATTATGATAAACGATGATGTTCATGGCAGATTGGTGCCTGATGATGTCGATGCAATACTGGCGAAATACAAGGACTTATAA